One window of Leptospira yasudae genomic DNA carries:
- a CDS encoding DEAD/DEAH box helicase, with protein sequence MKFEELSLHPKLLSAIQEIGYTELTPIQERSIPHGLEGKDITGLAQTGTGKTVAFLVPVIHTILTKEIPGVSALVLAPTRELTMQISDEAKKLLKHSEGIRAVPIIGGTDYKSQNKDLEGLKGIIVATPGRLIDMIKSGSIDISNVEFFVLDEADRMLDMGFIQDIRWLLHKCKNRKQTLLFSATLSVEVMRLAYRFLNEPVEIQINPEKIITERIDQKIVHLGREEKIPYMTNLIVNSEEEGQGIIFTNYKANIPKIVHTLRKYGIPVTGISSELDQKKRLRLLRDFKSGKYRYMVATDVASRGIDVENIDIVYNYDLPQDTENYVHRIGRTARAGRKGKAIGFCSESDYVELEKIEKYLKQKIDVLDVQEEYIQFPAGDFQPFVGGDSYDREKETHFKQNGRRPHERGERAPHKHDRDRRGDKRHATHTRSHSPARDSSQKKKPAAAIQEAEFFLQKADSVLSSEPKGNKGGNKNQHRFQGNKDKQRPQQGGNQQRNQQQNRNRQNQQSQNYDKSKRNLFDINDTVREDGKKKKGSIWQKIKSIFGG encoded by the coding sequence ATGAAATTCGAAGAACTTTCGCTACATCCTAAATTACTTTCAGCCATTCAAGAGATCGGTTATACCGAACTCACTCCGATCCAGGAACGATCGATTCCTCACGGGCTGGAAGGAAAAGACATCACCGGTCTCGCACAAACGGGAACCGGAAAGACCGTGGCCTTTTTAGTGCCGGTCATTCACACCATTCTTACCAAAGAAATACCGGGAGTTTCCGCTCTCGTATTGGCTCCCACAAGAGAACTTACGATGCAGATCTCGGACGAAGCCAAAAAACTTCTGAAACATTCGGAAGGAATCCGCGCGGTGCCGATCATCGGAGGAACCGATTACAAATCCCAAAACAAGGATTTGGAAGGACTGAAAGGAATCATCGTAGCGACTCCGGGCCGATTGATCGACATGATCAAGTCCGGTTCCATCGACATATCCAACGTAGAGTTCTTCGTTCTCGACGAAGCGGATCGTATGTTGGACATGGGATTCATCCAGGACATCCGTTGGCTTCTTCATAAATGTAAGAATCGCAAGCAGACCTTGCTGTTCTCCGCGACCTTGTCCGTGGAAGTGATGCGTCTCGCCTATCGCTTCTTAAACGAACCCGTTGAAATTCAGATCAATCCGGAAAAGATCATCACCGAAAGAATCGATCAGAAAATCGTTCACTTGGGACGCGAAGAAAAAATTCCTTATATGACCAATCTGATCGTCAACTCGGAGGAAGAAGGTCAGGGAATCATATTCACGAATTATAAAGCGAATATTCCCAAGATCGTTCATACTCTCCGCAAATACGGAATTCCCGTCACGGGAATCTCTTCCGAGCTGGATCAGAAAAAAAGGCTGAGACTTCTCCGGGATTTCAAATCGGGCAAATACCGTTATATGGTCGCAACCGACGTGGCTTCGCGCGGAATCGACGTCGAAAACATAGACATCGTTTACAACTACGATCTTCCTCAAGACACGGAAAACTACGTTCATAGAATCGGACGTACTGCAAGAGCCGGAAGAAAAGGAAAGGCGATCGGTTTTTGTTCCGAGTCCGATTACGTGGAACTCGAAAAGATCGAAAAGTATCTGAAACAAAAGATCGACGTTCTGGACGTTCAAGAGGAATACATTCAATTTCCTGCAGGTGATTTTCAGCCTTTCGTGGGCGGGGATTCCTACGATCGGGAAAAGGAAACCCACTTCAAACAAAACGGAAGACGTCCTCACGAAAGAGGGGAACGCGCTCCGCACAAACACGATCGGGACAGAAGAGGGGACAAACGTCACGCAACTCACACCCGTTCTCATTCTCCCGCAAGAGATTCTTCCCAAAAGAAAAAACCGGCCGCCGCGATTCAAGAAGCGGAATTCTTTCTGCAAAAAGCCGATTCCGTTTTATCTTCGGAACCGAAAGGCAACAAAGGCGGAAACAAGAATCAGCATCGATTCCAAGGCAATAAGGACAAACAACGTCCGCAGCAAGGCGGAAATCAGCAGCGCAATCAACAACAGAACCGCAACAGACAAAATCAGCAAAGTCAGAATTACGATAAGAGCAAACGGAATCTGTTCGATATCAACGATACGGTTCGAGAAGACGGCAAAAAGAAAAAAGGTTCGATTTGGCAAAAAATCAAATCTATCTTTGGGGGCTGA
- a CDS encoding GNAT family N-acetyltransferase, whose translation MKEIRTSESEARFANSLGQPIGTPLPDWKPASLPKKETMQGRFCRLEPLDPERHAESLYSANSLDAGGAMWTYLPYGPFKTFGEYQEWMKNTCLTEDPLFFTIFDLSSDRAVGLASYAEISPKAGSIEVGHLAYSPLMRQSPVSSEAMYLMMKNAFELGYRRYQWRCNALNFPSATAAQRIGLSFEGIFRQANVLKGHSRDTAWFSAIDEEWPAIQEAFLKWLNPDNFDENGLQKVRLSDLTGPILKRKYDF comes from the coding sequence ATGAAAGAAATCCGAACCTCCGAATCAGAAGCGCGATTTGCCAATTCTTTAGGCCAACCGATCGGAACCCCGCTTCCCGATTGGAAACCTGCGTCGCTTCCGAAAAAGGAAACGATGCAGGGAAGATTCTGCCGCTTGGAACCTCTCGATCCGGAACGCCACGCCGAATCGCTCTACTCGGCCAATTCCTTGGACGCCGGAGGAGCGATGTGGACGTATCTTCCCTACGGACCTTTTAAAACGTTCGGCGAATACCAGGAATGGATGAAGAATACTTGTCTGACGGAAGACCCGTTGTTTTTCACGATCTTCGACTTGTCTTCCGATCGGGCGGTCGGCCTTGCGAGTTACGCCGAGATTTCTCCGAAAGCCGGTTCGATCGAAGTCGGGCATCTGGCGTATTCTCCGTTAATGCGACAATCTCCGGTTTCGTCGGAAGCGATGTATCTTATGATGAAGAACGCGTTCGAACTCGGATACAGAAGATATCAATGGAGATGCAACGCTCTCAACTTCCCTTCCGCGACCGCGGCACAAAGGATCGGATTGTCTTTTGAAGGAATTTTTAGACAGGCGAATGTTCTAAAGGGTCATAGCCGTGATACCGCTTGGTTTTCGGCCATCGACGAGGAATGGCCCGCGATTCAAGAAGCGTTTTTGAAATGGTTAAACCCCGATAATTTCGACGAGAACGGGCTTCAAAAAGTCCGGCTGAGCGATTTAACAGGGCCGATTCTCAAACGAAAATACGATTTTTAG
- a CDS encoding class I SAM-dependent methyltransferase: protein MYPKLELIPHPQYPEQYQICKRTGVCFYKPAKTREYKDSYFLEEYKNQYQKTYYEDEASLRALAQKRLGMLGQLHDPKGSTLFELGSAAGFFLDEAKKVGYQVTGLEISPAEVEYSRKTLGLDVLCDSFLGEKVLQGRSFDVVAAFFVVEHFPDADFVFEKLTGLVKPGGFLFLGLPSLYGPTFQTNPEEWFRTHPSDHFWDYSPASLKKMLKGYGFKTEYKKPMSYHPSRDRGWRGKTLSHRLFVRLSDLTCYGDTFHLIAQKLHT from the coding sequence ATGTATCCGAAACTCGAGCTGATTCCTCATCCGCAGTATCCCGAACAATATCAGATCTGCAAACGAACCGGAGTTTGTTTTTACAAACCGGCCAAAACCCGGGAATACAAGGATTCTTACTTTTTAGAAGAATATAAAAATCAGTATCAAAAGACCTACTACGAAGACGAGGCTTCTCTCCGCGCGCTCGCCCAAAAACGGCTCGGGATGTTGGGTCAGCTCCACGATCCGAAAGGCTCCACTCTTTTCGAACTCGGTTCGGCCGCAGGCTTCTTTTTGGACGAAGCGAAGAAAGTCGGTTATCAAGTGACCGGTTTGGAAATTTCTCCGGCAGAAGTAGAATATTCCCGGAAGACTTTGGGGCTCGATGTTCTCTGTGATTCTTTTTTAGGGGAGAAGGTTCTACAAGGCCGTTCCTTCGACGTCGTCGCGGCCTTCTTCGTAGTGGAACATTTTCCGGACGCGGACTTCGTATTCGAAAAGTTAACCGGTCTTGTCAAACCGGGAGGGTTTCTGTTCTTAGGATTGCCTTCTTTATACGGTCCGACCTTTCAAACCAATCCCGAAGAATGGTTCCGCACGCATCCGTCGGACCATTTTTGGGATTACAGCCCAGCCTCCTTGAAAAAAATGTTGAAAGGATACGGTTTTAAGACTGAGTATAAGAAACCGATGTCCTACCACCCGTCCCGTGATCGGGGCTGGAGAGGAAAAACACTGAGTCACCGCCTTTTTGTACGTCTCTCAGACCTCACCTGCTACGGTGATACATTCCACTTAATCGCTCAGAAGCTGCACACATGA
- a CDS encoding tetratricopeptide repeat protein: MSFPTLIRSAIQRENQREFTKAFNLYKEALSFTKSPKTILKIRNRQAWCQYHIGNTRETLNLFHEIITQYPNEPGSYLYYSNYLIKVSNFKQAKKILTKGIELYPDQLELYLTLASLLKDTDRSNEAIAVLKQALAQEKLSRGRGILRKDIWAELGHLYYQRGDYNSALVSLKTSMRMDSDENFLHYDMIAQCYLKVADHKNALKFIDLYIQYFGESDSDILIIKARAHAQLGESHLACASLLQAYSMENGLKLNAEDMVDFAPLLQTGFFDTLENVEIEEP, from the coding sequence GTGAGTTTCCCTACACTGATCAGATCTGCGATTCAGAGGGAGAATCAAAGAGAATTCACGAAAGCTTTCAACCTCTACAAGGAAGCTCTTTCCTTCACCAAAAGCCCGAAAACGATCCTTAAGATCCGCAATCGTCAAGCTTGGTGCCAATATCATATCGGGAACACGCGGGAGACGTTGAATCTCTTTCACGAAATCATCACTCAATATCCGAACGAACCGGGCAGTTATCTTTACTATTCCAATTATCTCATCAAGGTTTCCAACTTCAAACAAGCGAAGAAGATTCTGACCAAAGGAATCGAACTTTATCCGGATCAACTCGAGCTGTATCTGACCCTCGCTTCCCTATTGAAGGACACGGACCGTTCCAACGAAGCCATCGCGGTTTTAAAGCAGGCATTGGCTCAGGAAAAACTTTCGAGAGGAAGAGGAATTCTCCGCAAGGATATCTGGGCCGAACTCGGACATCTTTATTATCAAAGAGGCGATTACAACTCGGCTTTGGTTTCTTTGAAAACTTCCATGAGAATGGACAGCGACGAGAACTTTCTGCACTACGACATGATCGCCCAATGTTATCTGAAAGTCGCCGATCATAAAAACGCGTTGAAGTTCATCGACTTATACATACAATATTTCGGAGAGTCGGATTCGGACATTCTCATCATCAAAGCGAGAGCGCACGCGCAACTCGGAGAAAGTCATTTGGCGTGCGCCTCCCTTTTACAGGCGTATTCGATGGAAAACGGCCTGAAACTGAACGCGGAAGATATGGTGGACTTTGCCCCTTTGCTCCAGACCGGATTTTTTGATACGTTAGAGAACGTTGAAATAGAGGAACCCTGA
- a CDS encoding LIC_10740 family protein, with protein sequence MNWQKIKESAIAIRDAAWEAIKAAGVKINLGYLWLFRTATEDGVSRKTLFLTYAWIGVVLFFTSFILAGNSPFVTLVPFSLYDVGNRDPRTTITIYGSDGERQVFPVQRKVLLEDEEYRHKTMTLIGEISESSYFDKTLESGKGEHYKNLKRLPEIQYAVKAIWKTGNVLILDFRKSTLQEILSGMKFRIDYTYVQQNMKEEEKQKEIARKKMALLDSTFLALEKTVFENFHDIQSLEYRLDGLSESIPGMEYSLNLTHKRN encoded by the coding sequence ATGAATTGGCAAAAAATTAAAGAATCTGCAATCGCGATCAGAGACGCGGCTTGGGAAGCGATCAAAGCCGCGGGAGTGAAAATCAATCTCGGATATCTTTGGCTGTTCCGCACCGCCACCGAAGACGGAGTTTCCAGAAAAACCCTCTTTCTAACCTACGCTTGGATCGGAGTCGTTTTATTTTTTACGTCCTTTATACTCGCGGGCAACAGCCCTTTCGTCACGCTCGTTCCGTTTTCCCTTTACGACGTAGGAAACAGAGATCCGAGAACGACGATCACGATCTACGGATCGGACGGAGAACGTCAGGTATTTCCCGTACAAAGAAAGGTTCTTCTGGAAGACGAGGAATACCGTCACAAGACGATGACCTTGATCGGAGAGATCAGCGAATCCTCGTATTTCGATAAGACTCTCGAAAGCGGAAAGGGAGAACATTATAAAAACCTAAAGCGTTTGCCCGAGATTCAATACGCGGTAAAGGCGATCTGGAAGACCGGAAACGTTTTGATCCTGGATTTCAGAAAATCGACTCTTCAGGAAATCCTTTCCGGAATGAAGTTTAGAATCGATTATACCTACGTTCAACAGAACATGAAAGAAGAAGAAAAACAAAAGGAAATCGCCCGTAAAAAGATGGCCCTTTTGGATTCCACGTTTCTCGCTCTGGAAAAAACCGTTTTCGAGAATTTTCATGATATTCAAAGCCTAGAATATAGGCTCGACGGTTTATCGGAAAGCATTCCCGGAATGGAATATTCTCTCAATTTAACCCATAAAAGGAACTGA
- a CDS encoding N-acetylmuramoyl-L-alanine amidase family protein, protein MAKNQIYLWGLILFFSNAWGLAAKVSIPTQASERYVRFEDVQKEFPSLKSSFNPATFVGSIKHPSGEIRFRVGSSFYTFNQTIEKISVPILYKEKDFLIPPEIVEALFVQLMSEDVRYEYKENVLELEVLPGAETLGIKTVLIDAGHGGKDPGTASNDGTNEKSVALQVAKILKKFFEKVYPEIEVVLTRPDDTFVELEQRSAIANRELKKKGSALFISLHCNSSINEDVNGFEIYYLSQTASTESARETALLENRILKPKGTSAVKRIQAGMMSSLIQRRSRILARSLESEMKKKLQPQILSRGVKKADFSVLRGSLMPAVLVEMGYLSHEKESKLLQSKSLQVKIAKSIVEGIRGYELAKN, encoded by the coding sequence TTGGCAAAAAATCAAATCTATCTTTGGGGGCTGATCCTATTCTTTTCCAACGCGTGGGGGCTTGCGGCCAAGGTCTCCATCCCCACGCAGGCTTCCGAACGTTATGTGCGCTTTGAGGACGTTCAAAAGGAATTTCCTTCCTTAAAGTCCTCGTTCAATCCCGCGACCTTTGTCGGTTCGATCAAACATCCTTCCGGAGAAATCCGTTTTCGAGTCGGCTCCTCCTTTTACACCTTCAACCAAACGATCGAAAAGATCTCCGTTCCGATATTGTATAAGGAAAAGGATTTTCTGATTCCTCCCGAAATCGTGGAAGCCTTGTTCGTACAGCTCATGTCCGAGGACGTGCGGTATGAATATAAGGAAAACGTGTTGGAGTTGGAGGTTCTTCCGGGCGCGGAAACGCTCGGAATCAAAACCGTTCTCATCGACGCCGGGCACGGAGGAAAGGACCCGGGAACCGCCTCGAACGACGGAACGAACGAGAAGTCGGTCGCTCTTCAAGTCGCCAAAATTCTCAAGAAGTTCTTCGAGAAGGTTTATCCGGAAATCGAAGTCGTATTAACAAGACCGGACGACACGTTCGTCGAACTCGAACAAAGATCCGCGATCGCCAATCGGGAACTCAAAAAAAAGGGAAGCGCTTTGTTCATCAGTCTTCATTGTAATTCCTCCATCAACGAGGATGTGAACGGTTTCGAGATCTATTATCTTTCGCAGACAGCATCCACAGAATCCGCGCGGGAAACGGCCTTATTGGAAAACCGGATTCTTAAGCCCAAAGGAACTTCGGCCGTCAAAAGAATCCAGGCGGGAATGATGTCCTCCCTCATCCAAAGAAGGAGCAGAATCTTGGCCAGGTCCTTGGAATCGGAGATGAAAAAAAAGCTCCAGCCTCAAATTCTGTCCAGGGGAGTGAAAAAGGCGGATTTTTCGGTCCTCCGAGGAAGTCTCATGCCCGCGGTTCTCGTGGAAATGGGTTATCTTTCTCATGAAAAAGAATCCAAACTTTTGCAAAGCAAGAGTCTGCAAGTAAAGATAGCGAAAAGCATCGTAGAAGGAATCCGGGGATATGAATTGGCAAAAAATTAA
- a CDS encoding DUF2167 domain-containing protein, which translates to MKLKITATILLFLSFGLFAQPSPEAIKIVNSLKYKTGKVTLGNGLATLNVPSNFRYIDGAQSKLVLENVWGNPPGAEPLGMLFLKNETPISQNFSYAISISFSEEGYIKDDDAKDMDYDDLLDEMKDDMKEANEARKKEGYESVELVGWASPPFYDAKTKKLHWAKTLKFEGSPIDTLNYNIRMLGRKGVLILNVIADIDKLSLVNGELDSIVNSTEFNEGHRYADFDPGLDTVAAYGIGGLIAGKVLAKAGFFALLLKFWKVIALAVIGGLGVLKKFIFREKDSSAAAPPSDNNPSA; encoded by the coding sequence ATGAAATTGAAAATCACGGCGACGATTCTACTTTTCTTATCCTTCGGGTTGTTTGCACAACCTAGTCCGGAAGCGATCAAGATCGTCAATTCTTTGAAATACAAAACCGGAAAGGTGACGTTGGGAAACGGGCTCGCAACCTTGAACGTTCCCTCCAACTTTCGATACATCGACGGGGCACAGAGTAAACTCGTTTTGGAAAACGTATGGGGGAATCCTCCCGGAGCGGAACCGCTCGGAATGTTGTTCCTAAAGAACGAAACGCCTATCAGCCAAAACTTCTCTTATGCGATCAGCATCTCCTTTTCCGAAGAAGGTTATATCAAGGACGACGACGCAAAGGACATGGACTACGACGACCTTCTCGACGAAATGAAAGACGACATGAAGGAAGCCAACGAAGCCCGCAAAAAAGAAGGCTACGAAAGCGTCGAATTGGTGGGTTGGGCCTCTCCTCCGTTCTACGATGCAAAGACCAAAAAACTCCACTGGGCCAAAACGTTGAAGTTCGAAGGTTCTCCGATCGATACATTGAATTATAATATTCGAATGTTGGGAAGAAAGGGCGTTCTGATCCTGAACGTAATCGCCGACATCGACAAACTCTCCCTGGTCAACGGAGAACTCGACTCGATCGTAAACTCGACCGAGTTCAACGAAGGACATCGTTACGCCGATTTCGATCCGGGTCTGGACACGGTGGCCGCTTACGGGATCGGAGGTTTGATCGCAGGAAAGGTTTTGGCAAAGGCGGGATTCTTCGCTCTTTTATTAAAATTTTGGAAAGTGATCGCGTTAGCCGTCATCGGCGGTTTAGGCGTTTTGAAAAAGTTCATCTTTCGGGAAAAAGATTCGTCGGCGGCGGCACCTCCATCGGACAACAATCCGAGCGCGTGA
- a CDS encoding cysteine desulfurase, whose amino-acid sequence MSFSAERIRTDFPILGTTMNGKPLVFLDSAASSQKPFTVIDTIEKYYREENANIHRGIYYLSQKATEKYELSRIRLSRFIGAQCAKVCIFTRNATESINLVAQTWGRTQIQEGDEIVLNELEHHSNIVPWQMLAQEKKAVLKFIPLNEDSTLDLSGIDEIITNKTKLVAVSQMSNVTGTIHDILPIQKRVREVGAKLLVDGAQGVCHLPVNMKEMDYDFYVFSAHKMLGPTGVGVLYAKEEILEEMPPWMGGGDMIAQVYKERSTYAELPSKLEAGTPNISGVIGFGSAIEYLETIGMQEIRNHEVELLTYALDRLDDFGGLELYGTRDLSKRGGVISFNFPGVHPHDVGTILDEEGIAIRVGHHCAQPFMAFKNIPGTCRASLYLYNTKDDIDRLIEGLIKVKEIFSRVLKR is encoded by the coding sequence ATGAGTTTCTCAGCCGAAAGAATTAGAACCGATTTCCCGATATTGGGAACCACGATGAACGGGAAACCTCTCGTCTTTTTGGACAGCGCGGCTAGTTCTCAGAAACCGTTTACGGTCATCGATACGATCGAGAAGTATTATCGCGAAGAAAACGCGAACATTCACCGGGGCATTTATTATCTTTCTCAAAAAGCGACGGAAAAATACGAACTGAGTAGAATCCGTCTTTCCCGTTTTATCGGAGCGCAATGCGCGAAGGTTTGTATCTTTACGAGAAACGCGACCGAGTCGATCAATCTCGTCGCACAAACCTGGGGAAGAACCCAAATTCAAGAAGGGGACGAGATCGTTCTCAACGAACTCGAACACCATTCCAATATCGTTCCTTGGCAGATGCTCGCTCAGGAAAAGAAAGCAGTATTAAAATTCATTCCTCTGAACGAGGACAGCACGTTGGATCTGAGCGGGATCGACGAAATCATCACGAACAAAACGAAGCTCGTCGCGGTCTCGCAAATGTCGAACGTGACCGGAACGATTCATGACATTCTCCCCATACAAAAACGCGTAAGGGAAGTCGGCGCCAAACTGCTCGTAGACGGAGCGCAAGGCGTATGCCATCTTCCCGTAAACATGAAGGAAATGGATTACGATTTCTACGTATTCTCCGCGCACAAAATGCTCGGTCCGACCGGAGTCGGAGTTCTTTACGCAAAAGAAGAAATTTTGGAAGAGATGCCTCCTTGGATGGGCGGCGGCGATATGATCGCGCAAGTCTATAAGGAACGATCCACATACGCGGAACTTCCTTCCAAACTCGAAGCGGGAACTCCGAATATTTCCGGGGTGATCGGTTTCGGATCTGCGATCGAATACTTGGAAACGATCGGGATGCAGGAGATTCGAAATCACGAAGTCGAATTGTTGACCTACGCTCTCGATCGACTCGATGATTTCGGCGGACTCGAACTTTACGGAACGAGAGATCTTTCCAAACGAGGCGGAGTGATTTCCTTCAATTTCCCGGGAGTTCATCCGCACGACGTGGGAACGATTCTCGACGAAGAAGGAATCGCGATCCGAGTCGGACATCACTGCGCGCAGCCTTTTATGGCGTTTAAGAATATTCCGGGAACTTGCCGCGCGAGTCTTTACCTTTACAATACAAAAGACGACATCGATCGATTGATCGAGGGTCTAATTAAGGTAAAGGAGATTTTCTCCCGTGTCCTTAAGCGATAG
- the sufU gene encoding Fe-S cluster assembly sulfur transfer protein SufU encodes MSLSDSLYKEVILDHYQNPRFRGKLEPADLFEHGINPLCGDELELTINLDGETISDVRVTGKGCSISQASGSMMAESIRGKTVAQAENILSRFKNMFLEDKDPQFEEELEDLESMESVKKIPARIKCAVLPWNTLERALERASKRSA; translated from the coding sequence GTGTCCTTAAGCGATAGTCTTTACAAAGAAGTCATTCTCGATCACTATCAAAATCCGAGATTTCGGGGCAAACTCGAACCGGCCGATCTATTCGAACACGGAATCAATCCCCTTTGCGGCGACGAACTTGAGTTGACGATCAATCTCGATGGAGAAACGATTTCGGACGTTCGCGTGACCGGAAAAGGATGTTCGATTTCGCAGGCTTCGGGTTCCATGATGGCCGAGTCGATTCGCGGAAAGACGGTGGCGCAAGCGGAGAATATTCTTTCCCGATTTAAGAATATGTTTTTGGAAGATAAGGATCCGCAGTTCGAAGAAGAACTCGAGGATCTGGAATCGATGGAGTCGGTAAAAAAGATTCCCGCGAGAATCAAATGCGCGGTTCTTCCCTGGAACACTTTGGAACGCGCCTTGGAACGAGCGTCGAAACGAAGCGCCTGA
- a CDS encoding BPSS1187 family protein, which yields MNHLEYKKTIITLLLSSFLFLSSTIACKRIQDKEEDPNADLFTGYALLSVLGCTQYQNAPRVDTVDGLTRIFVLPSFTFPCVPRYNDPHLIFVPSSSAKNILTVFLPGSGGTPIGVSKLIQEGAARGYHSIGLMYPNGEPINVLCNGAGSSPACFGNAREEIITGVDKTNVVSVDTNNSIDGRLLKLLQYLVVKRPNDGWGQFLSGDSVNWNKVYFGGHSQGSGHAAYQGKLKNLGRVSIYSGVSDYHISSATPATWLAQNGLTSPTLFFGLIHIGDGVANISGNSNQVTDTWQTAFGMNGALTDADSGATPFGGTQRLTTNRCAGQDENSKHNCTMLSSQQAAWDYISFP from the coding sequence ATGAATCATTTAGAATATAAAAAAACGATCATAACCCTTCTTTTGTCTTCCTTTCTTTTTCTTTCGTCGACGATCGCCTGCAAACGGATCCAAGACAAAGAAGAAGACCCGAATGCCGATCTTTTCACAGGTTACGCATTGTTGAGCGTATTGGGATGCACTCAATATCAGAACGCGCCCCGCGTGGATACGGTCGACGGTTTGACCCGGATCTTCGTTCTGCCGAGTTTTACGTTTCCCTGCGTGCCGCGATACAACGATCCCCACCTGATTTTTGTCCCTTCTTCCTCCGCAAAAAATATTCTTACCGTGTTTTTACCGGGTTCGGGAGGAACTCCGATCGGCGTTTCCAAACTCATTCAGGAAGGCGCGGCCCGAGGTTATCACAGCATCGGTTTGATGTATCCGAACGGCGAACCGATCAATGTTCTTTGCAACGGTGCGGGAAGTTCTCCCGCTTGTTTCGGGAACGCAAGAGAAGAAATTATTACGGGAGTCGATAAGACGAACGTCGTCTCCGTCGATACGAACAATTCCATCGACGGCCGCTTGTTGAAACTACTTCAATATCTCGTCGTCAAACGTCCGAACGACGGTTGGGGACAGTTCTTAAGCGGAGATTCGGTAAACTGGAACAAGGTTTATTTCGGCGGTCATTCGCAGGGAAGCGGACACGCAGCGTATCAAGGAAAGCTAAAGAACCTCGGGAGAGTTTCGATTTACAGCGGTGTTTCGGATTATCATATCTCTTCGGCCACTCCTGCGACTTGGTTGGCTCAGAACGGTCTGACCTCTCCTACGTTATTTTTCGGTTTGATTCATATCGGAGACGGAGTTGCTAACATTTCCGGAAATTCGAATCAGGTGACGGATACTTGGCAAACCGCTTTCGGGATGAACGGCGCTCTGACCGACGCGGATAGTGGCGCCACCCCGTTCGGAGGAACGCAACGATTGACTACGAATCGCTGCGCAGGTCAGGATGAGAACAGCAAACACAACTGTACGATGCTTTCTTCCCAACAGGCCGCCTGGGATTACATTAGCTTTCCTTAA
- a CDS encoding RidA family protein produces MSIQSKIESLGYKLPPPPQAIAAYIPANRSGNLVFTSGQLPLKDGQLMQVGKLGEGLSVDDVKEATIQASLNAIAAAAAVCGGPDKLVKILKIGVFVACSPNFTEHHLVANHGSNFLLSVFGEEGRHARFAVGTPSLPLGAPVEMEVVFQVADAP; encoded by the coding sequence ATGAGCATTCAAAGCAAAATCGAATCCTTAGGTTACAAACTTCCTCCCCCTCCGCAAGCGATCGCGGCGTATATTCCCGCAAACCGTTCGGGAAATCTCGTATTCACTTCGGGACAACTTCCTCTCAAAGACGGTCAGCTGATGCAGGTCGGAAAACTGGGAGAAGGACTTTCCGTGGACGACGTCAAGGAAGCGACGATCCAAGCGAGTCTCAACGCGATCGCCGCCGCGGCTGCGGTTTGCGGAGGTCCGGACAAACTCGTCAAGATCCTGAAGATCGGAGTCTTTGTCGCTTGCAGTCCGAATTTTACCGAACATCATCTTGTCGCGAATCACGGAAGCAACTTTCTGCTTTCCGTTTTCGGAGAAGAAGGACGTCATGCGCGCTTTGCCGTGGGAACTCCTTCGCTTCCGCTCGGAGCGCCCGTGGAAATGGAAGTCGTCTTTCAGGTTGCAGATGCTCCGTAA
- a CDS encoding metal-sulfur cluster assembly factor, whose amino-acid sequence MLEAPTNALEEQIYEEVKKVEDPEIGISIAELGLIYRIKVEGDKARIDMTYTSMACPAGPQMKQQVKDHALRVEGISDAEVEVVWVPKWDPREMATEEAKMDLGIFD is encoded by the coding sequence ATGTTAGAAGCTCCTACAAACGCATTGGAAGAACAGATCTACGAAGAAGTAAAAAAAGTGGAAGATCCCGAAATCGGAATCTCCATCGCGGAACTCGGTCTTATTTATAGAATCAAAGTCGAAGGTGATAAGGCCAGAATCGACATGACGTACACCTCGATGGCTTGTCCCGCCGGACCTCAAATGAAACAACAAGTCAAGGATCACGCGCTTCGTGTGGAAGGAATCTCCGACGCGGAAGTCGAAGTGGTCTGGGTTCCGAAATGGGATCCGCGCGAAATGGCGACCGAAGAAGCCAAGATGGATCTCGGAATTTTCGACTGA